The genomic stretch CGCCTCACTGCTGATCAATTGCAATTGCCACTGGGTGAACAGCACGATCAGTATCGTTGGCAGCAGCCTGCCGATGTTTTGACTGACGCTAGTGTGCATTACCATTCCCGAGCTTATTTCGAATCTAACACTTAATCGACCATGACTAAACTCACTTGTTTTAAAGCCTATGACATCCGTGGCCAACTAGGCACCGAGCTGAACGAAGACATTGCTTACCGCATTGGCCGCGCCTATGGCGAATTTTTAAAGCCCAAACGTATGGTCGTCGGTGGCGATGTGCGCCTGACTTCCGAGTCGCTGAAAATGGCGCTGGCCAATGGCCTGATGGATGCCGGTTGCGATGTAATCGATATCGGAATGACGGGTACTGAGGAAGTCTACTTCGCCGCATTCCACCTCGATGTCGATGGCGGAATCGAAGTCACTGCCAGCCATAATCCGATGGATTACAACGGTATGAAGTTGGTGAAGCGCGGTGCGGTGCCGATCAGTGGCGATACTGGCCTGCATGATATTCAGCGTCTGGCCGAAGAAAACAGCTTCCCTGTGGTAACTACGCGTGGCAGCTTAAGCCAGCAATCAATTTTGGCTGACTATGTGCAGCATTTGTTGGGCTACATCGACATTACTGCGCTTAAACCTCTGAAGATTGTACTGAATGCCGGCAATGGCGCTGCTGGTCATGTGGTCGATGCGCTGGAAGCGGAATTTGCCGCTGCGAATGTGCCAGTGCAATTCATCAAAGTGCATAACGAAGCCGATGGCTCTTTCCCAAATGGCATTCCTAACCCATTGCTACCAGAAAACCGCGCCGACACCGCTGATGCTGTCAAGGCGCATGGCGCTGATCTGGGTATCGCATGGGATGGCGATTTTGATCGTTGCTTCCTATTTGACGAAACGGGTGAGTTTATCGAGGGGTATTATATTGTAGGGCTTTTAGCTAAAGCCTTTCTCGCTCATACCCCAGGCGCAAAGATCATTCACGACCCACGCCTAACTTGGAATACCATTAATATGGTCGAGCAAGCGGGCGGCGTAGCGATTCAAAGTAAAACCGGTCACGCTTTTATCAAAGAGCGCATGCGCAAAGAAGATGCGGTGTATGGCGGTGAAATGAGCGCACATCATTACTTCCGTGATTTTGCCTATTGCGATAGCGGCATGATTCCATGGCTATTGGTGACCGAGCTGATGAGCCGTAGCGGCCAAAAACTTTCAGCGATGGTGAGCGAGCGCATTGCTGCCTTTCCGTCATCCGGTGAGATTAACCGCGTGGTGCCTGATGCCAAAGCAGCGATTGCCAAAGTGCGCGCGGCGTATGAAGCCCAAGCTGTATCAGTGGATGAAACCGATGGCGTCAGTATGGATTTTGGTGCTTGGCGCTTTAATCTGCGCAGCAGCAATACCGAGCCGGTGATTCGGCTTAATGTTGAAAGTCGCTCAAACCCAGAACTTATGCAAATTAGAACCGCAGAAATACTTAACTTACTCAAAGTCTAACAAGATTTACTGACTCAGGGCTTGATCTGGGGTACCCGTACCCCAGTCCCCCTTCTCCATTTCGCATTAATAAACTGAACCACAGACCACAACATTATTCGGATATACCCCCATTGCCACAAAAAAGCAGCTTAAGCCAAAAAATAAGCAAATGGTTCGCACAAACAGTTGAGCCTATGGTTTTTCGTATTCGGCGCGAAAAACGTTTGGCCATGTTTAGTCAAATGACAGCACTGGATCAACTACCAAGTGCTGAGATTCAGCTTGGACTTCAAAGCACATCCCCTTTAGTTTCTCGATACAACCGTTACTATCGTCAATTCTTGCACCACACCGAATCCTGTCCCACAGCTCTTGATCCAGCAGGTATAGCAATGCTATTACCACTCAATCAGCTAGGCACTTCAGTCGAAGTGGTTCATATCTTCAAAAAGAAATCCGCTAACTTTTGGCGTGAGAGTGAAAAGGCCCGTAAAACCGGATTTATCGTTCAGCCATTTTTAGCAGCCAATCATACAGTTGATTTACTGGATATACGGCGATCTAAAAAAATACGCTCTTTCGGTGTGGTCCTCGAGTCCTTTACCCTCAAACTGAGCGACTTAGGTGGAGCACCAACTGATTTTCATCATTTTGAAAGCCCAACGGAAGATCAATACTGGGATGTGTATTTCGGTGTTTTCAAACCAATTGCAGGATATCAGCAAGGCAAGATAGTAATAGGACAACGCCTTGTTGCATACGCTCGGTTACACCGCATAGGCAATGTGGTTCGCTATGCAGAGCTGATGGGGCATGCAGAGTTTCAGCGACAAGGGGTGATGAACTTGCTGCACTGCCGTATTGTAAAGCTTTTGATTGATGCGCCTGAATCTTGGCAGAAAGGGATTCACTACCTTAGTTATGGCGCACTAGAACAAGGCTCTGTTGGACTTTGCTTTTGGAAAAGAAAGGCACTTTTCCAGCCCATGCGTCTAGTCCTCAATGCTGTGTAAAGAGATGATTAATTGATCCTGCGCTCGCGAAGAAATATAACTGCGGCGTAGCGTACTTGATGTTGTGTTGTGGCGCACGCAACTTGGATTGAAAACAACTCGGCAAGCAGCCTACAGAAAATGGTCGAGGTACTCAGTTTGGAGCAGCATATTTGTCATTCCTTGCAATAGCCATTGGATCCGCGCCTTGTTCATCCAACACCTGCAACATTTTTTCTACAGCCAGTCTTGCGCTTAAAAAATGGAACCACAAACGCCTGATTTCGGTGTGCAAAATTATCAGCAAGGGACAAACCTGCCCCCGTACCTGCCCCCATTTGGGGCCAAAAAACACCACTTTTTCAAACAAAATAAGGGCTAGAAGCTCATAATCAAGTGGCGTGTTTAGACTAGAGCGCATGGGAGGTGGCGGTCATTCAGGTTTTCCAGATCAAACAGAATGCACAAG from Chitinibacter sp. SCUT-21 encodes the following:
- a CDS encoding phosphomannomutase CpsG (capsular polysaccharide biosynthesis protein; catalyzes the formation of D-mannose 6-phosphate from alpha-D-mannose 1-phosphate), with amino-acid sequence MTKLTCFKAYDIRGQLGTELNEDIAYRIGRAYGEFLKPKRMVVGGDVRLTSESLKMALANGLMDAGCDVIDIGMTGTEEVYFAAFHLDVDGGIEVTASHNPMDYNGMKLVKRGAVPISGDTGLHDIQRLAEENSFPVVTTRGSLSQQSILADYVQHLLGYIDITALKPLKIVLNAGNGAAGHVVDALEAEFAAANVPVQFIKVHNEADGSFPNGIPNPLLPENRADTADAVKAHGADLGIAWDGDFDRCFLFDETGEFIEGYYIVGLLAKAFLAHTPGAKIIHDPRLTWNTINMVEQAGGVAIQSKTGHAFIKERMRKEDAVYGGEMSAHHYFRDFAYCDSGMIPWLLVTELMSRSGQKLSAMVSERIAAFPSSGEINRVVPDAKAAIAKVRAAYEAQAVSVDETDGVSMDFGAWRFNLRSSNTEPVIRLNVESRSNPELMQIRTAEILNLLKV